From one Sulfurimonas sp. HSL-3221 genomic stretch:
- a CDS encoding HlyD family type I secretion periplasmic adaptor subunit codes for MLDSSMLSSRPPKRPSDKSDLRPRVVSEEELAYLNSRSAAVLERTALHSRLFLWIMLLTVAVFIVWADHAMIDEVVKGNGKIVPSSQIKPIQNLEGGIVKEILIKEGDLVKKGEPLLKMQDIYFSSTVEKTRLEYDELYARAVRLRAEAHGTAFLEPETSDPAQKVLIEKERSLFTSNRKQLKKSIAVLDAQIVQRSSELKEAREHYVELEREMELVRKEIEINKPLVEKRIVPEVDYIKLQRDANNVQQSLTTTRHQITSTRAMIDEAKSKRDEAELAFQNRAKEELNGIEAQMQRIKESQAALEDQVSRTLVRSPVDGIVKRLYVTTIGGVVTPGMKMMDILPTGDSLLVEVKVHPRDIAFLYPDQRAVIKITAYDFAIYGGLSGRVVRISPDSINEADGKTYYQVWIETDKTFLGTVENPLKLIPGMVVNAEIITGKKSILDYILQPLLRTKDNAFKER; via the coding sequence GTGCTTGACAGTTCCATGCTCTCCAGCCGGCCGCCGAAGCGGCCTTCCGACAAGAGTGATCTGCGTCCCCGGGTCGTTTCGGAGGAGGAGCTGGCCTATCTCAACAGCCGCAGCGCGGCGGTGCTGGAGCGTACGGCCCTGCATTCGCGGCTTTTTCTCTGGATCATGCTGCTGACAGTGGCGGTTTTCATCGTCTGGGCGGATCACGCGATGATCGACGAGGTCGTCAAGGGCAACGGCAAGATCGTGCCGAGCAGTCAGATCAAGCCGATCCAGAACCTCGAAGGGGGGATCGTCAAGGAGATCCTCATCAAAGAGGGCGACCTGGTCAAAAAAGGCGAACCGCTGCTGAAGATGCAGGACATCTACTTCAGTTCGACGGTGGAGAAGACCCGGCTGGAGTATGACGAACTTTATGCCCGCGCGGTCCGTCTGCGGGCGGAGGCCCACGGGACGGCTTTCCTCGAACCCGAGACAAGCGACCCGGCGCAAAAGGTGCTGATCGAGAAGGAGCGCAGTCTTTTCACGAGCAACCGGAAACAGCTCAAAAAGAGTATCGCGGTGCTCGACGCGCAGATCGTCCAGCGCAGCAGCGAGCTCAAAGAAGCGCGGGAGCACTACGTCGAGCTTGAGCGGGAGATGGAACTGGTCCGGAAGGAGATCGAGATCAACAAACCTCTGGTCGAAAAGCGGATCGTGCCCGAGGTCGACTATATCAAGCTGCAGCGCGATGCCAACAACGTTCAGCAGTCCCTGACGACGACAAGACACCAGATTACGTCGACGCGGGCGATGATCGACGAGGCGAAGAGCAAACGCGACGAAGCCGAGCTCGCCTTCCAGAACCGTGCCAAGGAGGAGCTCAACGGCATCGAGGCACAGATGCAGCGGATCAAGGAGTCCCAGGCGGCACTCGAGGACCAGGTGAGCCGGACGTTGGTGCGCTCGCCCGTCGACGGGATCGTCAAGCGCCTCTATGTCACAACGATCGGCGGGGTCGTGACGCCGGGAATGAAGATGATGGACATCCTGCCGACGGGGGATTCGCTGCTGGTCGAAGTCAAGGTCCATCCGCGCGATATCGCCTTTTTGTACCCCGATCAGCGCGCGGTGATCAAGATTACGGCCTATGATTTCGCCATCTACGGGGGACTCAGCGGCCGGGTCGTGCGGATCAGCCCGGACTCCATTAACGAAGCCGACGGCAAAACCTACTACCAGGTCTGGATCGAAACGGACAAAACCTTCCTCGGCACGGTGGAGAATCCGTTGAAGCTGATTCCGGGTATGGTCGTCAACGCAGAGATCATCACGGGCAAAAAGAGCATTCTCGACTATATTCTTCAACCGCTGCTGCGTACGAAAGACAATGCCTTCAAGGAGCGAT
- a CDS encoding type I secretion system permease/ATPase → MGEHNRSGLLDALLAVAKLYHQEVTAEIVLAGLPVDPEDPKLFEPDPQRSRSLFSRAAEKAGFASTLQKKSLRKIAQHLLPCILILKEDRACVLLEFDKEMEYANVLLPGVPEQEGWIPIEHLEAEYLGYCFLMKKNFGFSLEAQEEKEEDDERHWFWSTLSRTRTIYMDILVGSFLVNLFILILPLYMRNVFDRVIPNTALDTLWVLTYGVVAIFVLEAFLRFLRSYFMEIAAKKSDVIMSSKIFEHVMDMKLSEQIGSVGAFSSDLKQYESIRNFLTSTVVTTLVDLPFSILFLLVVYWVAGNVVYIPLMTIVLIVVYAYLIKGPIRTSIRNSNQASAVKNSILLESLNAIETIKAFNYNSVMQWKLEEATGNIAQRGLKSRVLNGSIATATSFLIRVQTVAVIVASVYMIHQGILTTGGLLVAYILSSRAVNPVGKLVMLILQFNKARAGFRAIEKVMGSAVEHPKEREFISASHFKGKIDFVNVDFAYPDSARNALHDVSFTIEPGEHVAIMGEMGSGKTTIINLLMGFYAPKEGMILADDVEMDQYAPAELRKQIAYVPQEIVLLQGTIKENIALKHPGIDSHEIVEAARLSGALRYINLNPDGFNMKIKEKGQNVSGGQRQSIGIARALIDDFSLVLFDEPTSHLDEESERIAILGISQKIKGKTALFVTHKDAVLELVERIILLERGEVVMDGTKAEVLAYLKKSEVHSA, encoded by the coding sequence ATGGGCGAACACAATCGTTCCGGGCTGCTTGATGCCCTGTTGGCCGTTGCAAAACTCTATCACCAGGAAGTGACCGCGGAGATCGTCCTGGCGGGGTTGCCGGTCGACCCGGAGGACCCGAAACTGTTCGAGCCCGACCCCCAGCGCTCCCGTTCGCTTTTTAGCCGGGCGGCGGAAAAGGCGGGCTTCGCCAGTACCCTTCAAAAGAAATCCCTGCGCAAAATCGCACAGCACCTGCTGCCGTGCATCCTCATTCTGAAAGAGGATCGTGCCTGCGTGCTGCTCGAGTTTGACAAAGAGATGGAGTATGCGAACGTGCTGCTTCCCGGCGTTCCCGAGCAGGAGGGGTGGATTCCCATCGAACACCTGGAAGCGGAGTACCTCGGGTACTGTTTCCTGATGAAAAAGAATTTCGGGTTCAGCCTGGAAGCGCAGGAAGAGAAGGAAGAGGACGACGAAAGGCACTGGTTCTGGAGTACGCTGTCGCGCACGAGAACGATCTATATGGACATTCTGGTCGGCTCCTTCCTGGTCAATCTGTTTATTCTGATATTGCCGCTGTATATGCGCAACGTTTTTGACCGGGTGATCCCGAACACGGCCCTCGATACGCTCTGGGTCCTCACCTACGGTGTCGTGGCCATCTTCGTCCTCGAAGCCTTTTTGCGTTTTTTGCGGAGCTACTTTATGGAGATCGCGGCGAAGAAGAGCGACGTGATCATGTCTTCGAAGATTTTCGAGCACGTCATGGATATGAAGCTCTCCGAGCAGATCGGTTCCGTCGGCGCGTTTTCAAGCGACCTGAAACAGTATGAGAGCATCCGGAACTTTCTGACCTCGACCGTCGTGACGACCCTCGTCGACCTCCCGTTTTCGATTCTTTTCTTGTTGGTGGTTTACTGGGTCGCCGGCAATGTCGTCTATATCCCGCTGATGACGATCGTCCTTATCGTCGTGTACGCCTACCTTATAAAAGGACCGATCCGGACGAGCATCCGCAACTCCAACCAGGCATCGGCGGTGAAAAACAGCATTCTGCTCGAAAGCCTCAACGCCATCGAAACGATCAAGGCCTTCAATTACAACAGCGTCATGCAGTGGAAGCTGGAGGAGGCAACGGGGAACATCGCCCAGCGGGGGCTCAAATCCCGCGTCCTCAACGGCTCCATCGCGACGGCGACCTCCTTTCTGATCCGCGTACAGACGGTCGCCGTGATCGTGGCCAGCGTCTACATGATCCACCAGGGTATCCTGACGACGGGGGGATTGCTGGTCGCCTACATCCTTTCGTCGCGGGCCGTCAACCCCGTCGGAAAACTGGTGATGCTGATTTTGCAGTTCAACAAAGCCCGCGCGGGCTTCCGCGCAATCGAGAAGGTGATGGGAAGCGCCGTCGAACACCCCAAAGAGCGGGAGTTTATCAGCGCCAGCCATTTCAAGGGAAAGATCGATTTCGTCAATGTCGATTTCGCCTACCCCGATTCGGCACGCAATGCCCTGCATGACGTCTCGTTTACGATCGAACCCGGCGAACACGTCGCCATCATGGGAGAGATGGGCTCGGGCAAGACGACCATCATCAACCTGCTGATGGGCTTTTATGCCCCCAAGGAGGGGATGATCCTCGCGGACGACGTCGAGATGGATCAGTACGCCCCGGCGGAGCTGCGCAAGCAGATCGCCTACGTTCCCCAGGAGATCGTTCTGCTGCAGGGGACGATCAAGGAGAACATCGCCCTGAAGCATCCCGGCATCGATTCGCACGAGATCGTCGAGGCGGCGCGCCTGAGCGGCGCCCTGCGCTACATCAATCTCAACCCCGACGGCTTCAATATGAAGATCAAGGAGAAGGGACAGAACGTTTCGGGCGGGCAGCGTCAGAGCATCGGGATCGCTCGGGCCCTGATCGACGATTTCTCCTTGGTTCTCTTTGACGAGCCGACCTCGCACCTGGACGAAGAGAGCGAGCGTATCGCCATCCTCGGGATCTCCCAGAAGATCAAGGGGAAGACGGCGCTCTTCGTGACGCACAAAGACGCCGTTTTGGAACTGGTCGAGCGCATCATCCTGCTCGAGCGCGGGGAGGTCGTGATGGACGGTACGAAGGCGGAGGTCCTCGCCTACCTTAAAAAGTCGGAGGTGCACAGTGCTTGA
- a CDS encoding bifunctional diguanylate cyclase/phosphodiesterase — protein MTLFKEITLAMSILVIALLAMTMFSNYRTNVRFIEEQLYTSARNTASSLGLAISRASDGQDVAMAETMINAVFDSGLYEAIVYRNVDGKVLYERHTPLILDDVPTWFVDSIALPPASASVPVGREWMQVGELQIEGHRGNAYTQMWDVLKEVLVSFFILSLLAMGGIYFMLKIVLRSLDAVREQAEAVSGNRFIIQESLPRTREFRDVVQAINTLVFKVKEVFKKEADAVARYNTLLYEDRQTHLKNRDFFMMKLGSLMSGEDRFSAGYVAALQLCDPDKVKHEEGGYVLQKVLSFIGDIARGIVNGVEEGVACRVREFEVILILPSLEESDVSALLTSAAESCKGAGYCVTIAAAAYRTGETPSDLLSHLDYALMQAEAGGAVPVLYREKHDHVPSWGHDEWRKHLRDAMQFDRFVTVYQPVVARSGETVQKELLLRLELEGELLNAGAFIPVVSHLDLLEELDRYVLDKMGKTFHAVEVAVNVSEDFIAHSSTIGWLSARKDAWDDNTLELAFEVSNSTVLSAPEPAAAFSMFVQKQGWRFGIDHFTVESEKDLTFLQRVKPSYLKIDAAYLLSLVGSESKRESALFTIARLIDIDLIATGVDSEETATSLYEHGIERLQGFWIGKPDKGAV, from the coding sequence GTGACACTCTTTAAAGAGATCACGCTGGCGATGTCTATTCTGGTGATAGCGCTGCTGGCGATGACGATGTTCAGCAACTACCGGACGAACGTCCGTTTCATCGAGGAGCAGCTCTATACCAGTGCGCGCAACACCGCTTCGTCCCTGGGGCTGGCGATCAGCCGGGCGTCCGACGGCCAGGATGTCGCGATGGCCGAAACGATGATCAACGCGGTGTTTGACAGCGGACTTTACGAAGCGATCGTCTACCGCAACGTCGATGGAAAGGTGCTCTACGAACGCCATACGCCGCTGATCCTCGATGACGTGCCGACATGGTTCGTCGACAGCATCGCTCTGCCGCCTGCGTCCGCTTCCGTGCCCGTGGGCAGGGAGTGGATGCAGGTCGGAGAGCTTCAGATCGAAGGACACCGCGGCAACGCCTATACCCAGATGTGGGATGTACTCAAAGAAGTGCTCGTCAGTTTCTTCATCCTGAGCCTGCTGGCCATGGGCGGGATCTACTTTATGCTGAAGATCGTGCTGCGTTCGCTCGATGCGGTCCGCGAACAGGCGGAAGCCGTCTCGGGGAACCGTTTTATCATCCAGGAGTCGCTGCCGAGAACCAGGGAGTTCCGGGATGTGGTCCAGGCCATCAATACCCTGGTGTTTAAAGTGAAGGAGGTTTTCAAGAAGGAGGCCGACGCCGTCGCCCGCTACAATACGCTCCTGTATGAAGACCGCCAGACCCACCTGAAAAACCGCGATTTCTTTATGATGAAACTGGGCAGCCTGATGTCGGGGGAAGACCGCTTCTCCGCCGGCTATGTCGCCGCGCTGCAGCTGTGCGACCCCGACAAGGTGAAACATGAAGAGGGAGGATACGTCCTGCAGAAGGTGCTCTCCTTTATCGGCGACATTGCCCGCGGCATCGTCAACGGGGTCGAAGAGGGGGTCGCCTGCCGGGTTCGCGAATTCGAAGTGATCCTTATCCTCCCGTCGCTGGAGGAGTCGGATGTTTCGGCGCTGCTCACCTCGGCGGCTGAGAGCTGCAAGGGGGCCGGCTACTGCGTGACGATCGCCGCGGCGGCGTACCGTACCGGCGAAACCCCTTCTGACCTCCTGAGCCATCTCGATTACGCGCTGATGCAGGCGGAAGCCGGCGGGGCCGTACCGGTTCTCTACCGCGAAAAGCACGATCATGTGCCCTCATGGGGACACGACGAGTGGCGGAAACATCTGCGCGATGCGATGCAGTTCGACCGTTTTGTGACCGTGTACCAGCCCGTTGTCGCCCGCAGCGGGGAGACGGTGCAAAAAGAGCTCCTGCTGCGCCTGGAGCTCGAAGGCGAGCTGCTCAACGCCGGGGCATTCATTCCGGTCGTTTCGCACCTCGATCTGCTCGAAGAGCTTGACCGTTACGTCCTTGACAAGATGGGCAAGACCTTTCATGCCGTCGAGGTTGCGGTGAACGTTTCGGAGGATTTTATCGCCCACAGCTCCACGATCGGATGGTTGTCCGCCAGAAAAGATGCCTGGGACGATAATACGCTGGAACTGGCGTTCGAGGTCTCCAACAGCACGGTGCTGAGCGCGCCGGAGCCCGCGGCGGCTTTCTCCATGTTCGTTCAGAAGCAGGGATGGCGTTTCGGCATCGACCACTTTACGGTCGAATCCGAAAAAGATCTGACCTTCCTGCAGCGTGTCAAACCCTCCTACCTGAAGATTGACGCGGCGTACCTGCTCTCCCTGGTCGGTTCCGAGAGCAAACGCGAATCGGCGCTCTTTACCATTGCCAGGCTGATCGACATCGATTTGATCGCGACGGGAGTCGACAGCGAGGAGACGGCAACAAGCCTGTACGAGCACGGCATCGAGCGGCTGCAGGGCTTCTGGATCGGCAAACCGGACAAGGGGGCGGTGTAG
- a CDS encoding transglutaminase-like cysteine peptidase — protein MLRYFALLSLLLGCAGQGATQTPIGEKASAGHAAVNANEQDYFARKRLEAMERMLNGLRDKSEMEKLKGVNDFFNRVRFVSDIQNWGVEDYWARPSEFLARDQGDCEDYVIAKYFALKRLGVPEKKLFFTYVKAVKFNQAHMVLTYYADPKAVPLVLDNLNYRIFPATKRKDLVYVYSFNAESLFLNTQQGRGKTLSGGKSRNKAWAAFLQRIEKEGL, from the coding sequence TTGCTCAGGTATTTCGCACTTCTTTCGCTCCTTCTAGGATGTGCAGGACAGGGTGCCACGCAGACTCCCATCGGGGAGAAGGCGTCGGCAGGGCATGCAGCCGTCAACGCGAACGAACAGGATTATTTCGCCCGGAAACGCTTGGAAGCGATGGAGCGAATGCTCAACGGCCTCCGGGACAAGAGTGAAATGGAAAAGCTCAAAGGGGTCAACGACTTCTTTAACCGCGTCCGTTTTGTTTCCGACATCCAAAACTGGGGTGTTGAGGACTACTGGGCGCGCCCGAGCGAATTCCTCGCGCGGGACCAGGGGGATTGCGAGGATTACGTCATCGCAAAGTATTTTGCCCTGAAACGGCTCGGTGTCCCCGAAAAAAAGCTCTTCTTTACCTACGTGAAGGCCGTCAAGTTCAACCAGGCGCATATGGTGCTGACCTATTACGCAGACCCGAAAGCGGTACCGCTGGTCCTGGATAATCTCAATTACCGCATTTTCCCGGCAACGAAACGCAAAGACCTCGTCTATGTCTACAGTTTCAACGCGGAGTCCCTCTTTTTGAATACGCAGCAGGGAAGAGGCAAAACACTTTCAGGCGGGAAGTCGCGCAATAAGGCGTGGGCTGCATTCCTGCAACGCATTGAAAAGGAGGGATTGTGA
- a CDS encoding TolC family outer membrane protein, protein MKHKGILGILPFLLATAGHGLTLEEAYRTVVDTNPEIRQRIEDYRAVEEDKTIAFADYLPVVDLQGSVGLKHDEGSIGPIGPNVDSDTYMHTEAFVRARENLFRGFSTMHDVAQQDARLLSAEYSLMEKVSQLGLTMIESYLGVLKQKQILALTLENRDTHQRYYDMIKERLEAGVGAQSDMEQISGRLALAESNVKVAINNFEDAQTNFKRIYGEAVDPEDMMEAKVNAALMPMSIDAAEKTALQYYPTLMASRKNIKAAQEAYSQAAYTYYPSVDLEVKQSHVNNDRTGDYAWRTDSGDENEFSVQLVASWNIYNGGADVAGRKKALASAFNASEKMMENQRLVFERLNYSWAAKTRITEQLAYLKEHRDFTQRTLQAYNEEFRLGRRTLLDVLDVENEYYTSRKAYVSTLYDEQLAEYRVIENVGSLPLVAEVKPEEVLALKRDAMAPTEVPASE, encoded by the coding sequence ATGAAACATAAGGGAATACTTGGGATTCTGCCTTTCCTACTGGCAACGGCAGGTCACGGATTGACATTGGAAGAAGCGTATCGGACAGTGGTGGACACCAATCCGGAAATCCGGCAGCGCATTGAGGATTACCGTGCCGTCGAAGAGGATAAAACGATCGCATTCGCTGATTACCTCCCGGTAGTAGATCTGCAGGGATCCGTCGGTTTAAAGCATGACGAAGGTTCCATCGGGCCAATCGGTCCCAATGTGGACTCAGACACCTACATGCATACGGAAGCGTTCGTCCGGGCGCGCGAAAACCTTTTCCGCGGTTTCTCGACGATGCACGACGTCGCACAGCAGGATGCGAGACTGCTCTCCGCGGAGTACTCGCTGATGGAAAAAGTGAGCCAGCTCGGCCTTACCATGATCGAAAGCTATCTGGGCGTGCTGAAGCAGAAGCAGATCCTCGCCCTGACGCTGGAGAACCGCGACACGCACCAGCGCTACTATGACATGATCAAAGAGCGTCTCGAAGCCGGCGTGGGCGCACAGTCGGATATGGAACAGATCTCCGGCCGTCTCGCACTGGCCGAGTCGAACGTCAAGGTCGCCATCAACAATTTCGAAGATGCGCAGACGAACTTCAAGCGTATCTACGGCGAAGCGGTCGACCCCGAGGATATGATGGAAGCGAAGGTCAACGCTGCGTTGATGCCGATGAGTATTGATGCGGCGGAAAAAACGGCGCTTCAGTATTATCCGACCCTGATGGCCAGCCGTAAAAACATCAAGGCGGCGCAGGAGGCATACAGCCAGGCGGCTTACACCTACTATCCGAGCGTCGACCTGGAGGTCAAACAGTCCCATGTCAACAATGACAGGACAGGTGATTACGCATGGCGCACGGATTCGGGCGACGAGAACGAATTCAGCGTGCAGCTGGTCGCATCGTGGAATATCTATAACGGCGGTGCGGATGTCGCCGGCCGCAAAAAAGCGCTCGCTTCCGCTTTCAACGCCTCCGAAAAAATGATGGAGAACCAGCGCCTTGTTTTTGAGCGTCTGAACTACTCCTGGGCGGCCAAAACCCGTATTACGGAGCAGCTGGCATATCTGAAAGAGCACCGTGACTTCACACAAAGGACCCTGCAGGCGTACAACGAAGAGTTCCGCCTCGGACGCCGGACGCTTCTGGACGTGCTGGATGTCGAGAACGAGTACTACACCTCCCGCAAGGCTTACGTCTCTACCCTGTACGATGAGCAACTGGCCGAATACCGGGTCATTGAAAACGTCGGGAGCCTGCCGCTGGTCGCGGAGGTGAAGCCCGAAGAGGTCCTGGCCCTGAAACGCGATGCGATGGCACCGACTGAGGTCCCGGCGTCTGAATAG
- a CDS encoding thioredoxin domain-containing protein has product MPNRLANEDSPYLQQHKNNPVDWYPWCDEAFRRARDEKRPIFISIGYSSCHWCHVMEHEVFENEAIAAYLNEHFISIKVDREERPDLDKYYQEVHQLLNRRAGGWPASIFCTPDNKPFYAGTYIPPTTRERMLGFTELTEIIATKVAEGDEKLFQNADEIQNYLKPEARPKEATVLKPSLATGFVKQALHNFESTYGGFSQQPKFPHTSTLNALLDIVLLQNDADAKKMLLQTLSTMHRGGIYDLVDGGFCRYSVDPQWLVPHFEKMAYDNGLLCELYARAGRMFDDASYTRTATEIADFMAAKMQEDGLFYSASDADSEGEEGTYFITAYDVARAALIEDGFAEDDADAILETLHVTPGGNFEGKNILWLSEPVERPEWFAPVRDVFLRLRTEREYPFIDRKIQTSWNAMMIRGLFELGKSDSVYIKKAVTALKALQGFLMPDGTLYHTALIHSTPKIGAFLEDYAYLGTAFVKAYEATYDDTYLMQAQQMANRALETLYDNGRWYFSKGEFITDADPTDSSYPGSVGVMVDLLLSLGILVEEKYRHFAFKTLEYYSARLAKTPIYFPYLFNQALRYLFENLVVKADAKLLASAAGELSTVTYPYLHVKATDDNSYMLCGVQSCFAQLKNADEIAPTIKEKFSAI; this is encoded by the coding sequence ATGCCCAACAGACTCGCCAACGAAGACTCCCCCTACCTGCAGCAGCACAAAAACAACCCCGTCGATTGGTACCCCTGGTGCGACGAGGCCTTTAGGCGTGCCCGCGACGAGAAGCGTCCGATCTTTATCTCCATCGGGTACAGCAGCTGCCACTGGTGCCACGTCATGGAACACGAGGTCTTCGAAAACGAGGCCATTGCCGCCTACCTGAACGAGCACTTCATCAGCATCAAGGTCGACCGCGAAGAGCGCCCCGACCTCGACAAGTACTACCAGGAAGTGCACCAGCTGCTCAACCGCCGTGCGGGCGGCTGGCCCGCTTCCATCTTCTGCACCCCCGACAACAAACCCTTCTATGCCGGCACCTACATCCCGCCGACCACGCGCGAGCGGATGCTTGGCTTTACGGAACTGACGGAGATCATCGCGACGAAGGTGGCCGAAGGGGACGAGAAACTTTTCCAGAACGCCGACGAGATCCAGAACTACTTGAAACCCGAAGCGCGGCCGAAAGAGGCGACGGTCCTGAAGCCCTCCCTGGCCACCGGTTTCGTCAAACAGGCGCTGCACAACTTCGAGAGCACCTACGGCGGCTTCTCCCAACAGCCGAAATTCCCGCACACCTCCACGCTGAACGCCCTGCTCGACATTGTGCTGCTGCAAAACGACGCCGACGCGAAGAAGATGCTGCTGCAGACCCTCTCCACAATGCACCGCGGCGGGATATACGACCTCGTCGACGGCGGGTTCTGCCGCTACAGCGTCGACCCGCAGTGGCTGGTGCCGCACTTCGAGAAGATGGCCTACGACAACGGGCTGCTCTGCGAGCTCTATGCCCGGGCCGGGCGGATGTTCGATGATGCCTCCTATACCCGCACAGCTACGGAGATCGCCGACTTCATGGCAGCGAAGATGCAAGAAGACGGCCTCTTCTACTCTGCCAGCGACGCCGACAGCGAGGGGGAGGAAGGTACCTACTTCATCACCGCGTACGACGTCGCCAGGGCAGCACTCATCGAGGACGGGTTTGCCGAAGATGACGCCGATGCGATCCTGGAGACCCTCCACGTCACACCGGGCGGCAACTTCGAGGGCAAGAACATCCTCTGGCTCTCCGAACCCGTCGAACGCCCCGAGTGGTTCGCCCCTGTTCGTGACGTCTTCCTCCGTCTGCGTACGGAGCGCGAATACCCCTTTATCGACCGCAAGATCCAGACCTCCTGGAACGCGATGATGATCCGCGGCCTCTTCGAGCTCGGCAAGAGCGACTCTGTCTATATCAAAAAAGCGGTGACGGCCCTCAAAGCCCTGCAGGGTTTCCTGATGCCGGACGGCACGCTCTACCACACGGCCCTCATCCACAGTACGCCCAAAATAGGCGCTTTCCTGGAGGATTACGCCTACCTCGGGACCGCTTTCGTCAAGGCCTACGAAGCGACCTACGACGACACCTACCTCATGCAGGCGCAACAGATGGCCAACCGCGCACTAGAGACCCTCTACGACAACGGACGCTGGTACTTTAGCAAGGGCGAGTTCATCACTGACGCCGACCCGACCGACAGCTCCTACCCCGGCTCCGTCGGCGTCATGGTCGACCTGCTGCTGAGCCTCGGTATCCTCGTCGAAGAGAAGTACCGCCATTTCGCCTTCAAGACCCTGGAGTACTACTCGGCCCGCCTGGCGAAGACGCCCATCTACTTCCCCTACCTCTTCAACCAGGCGCTGCGCTACCTCTTCGAGAACCTCGTTGTCAAAGCCGACGCCAAATTGCTGGCTTCCGCTGCGGGCGAGCTCTCAACGGTCACCTACCCCTACCTCCACGTCAAGGCCACCGACGACAATTCTTATATGCTCTGCGGCGTACAGAGCTGTTTCGCGCAGCTCAAAAATGCCGACGAGATCGCCCCGACCATCAAGGAGAAGTTCTCAGCGATTTAA